A stretch of Rhinopithecus roxellana isolate Shanxi Qingling chromosome 12, ASM756505v1, whole genome shotgun sequence DNA encodes these proteins:
- the CEP104 gene encoding LOW QUALITY PROTEIN: centrosomal protein of 104 kDa (The sequence of the model RefSeq protein was modified relative to this genomic sequence to represent the inferred CDS: inserted 1 base in 1 codon) has product MPHKIGFVVVSSSGHEDGFSARELMIHAPTVSGWRSPRFCQFPQEIVLQMVERCRIRKLQLLAHQYMISSKIEFYISESLPEYFAPYQAERFRRLGYVSLCDNEKTGCKARELKSVYVDAVGQFLKLIFHQNHANKYNIYNQVALVAINIIGDPADFSDESNTASREKLIDHYLGHNSEDPALEGTYARRSDYISPLDDLAFDMYQDPEVAQIIRKLDERKQEAVQKERYDYAKKLKQAIADLQKVGERLGRYEVEKRCAVEKEDYDLAKEKKQQMEQYRAEVYEQLELHSLLDAELMRRPLDLPLRPLARSGSPRHQKPMPSLSQLEERGTENQFAEPVLQEKPSSYSLTISPQYSAVDQLLPATDPHPKTNAESLPYDERPLPAIRKHHGEAVVEPEMSDADISDARRGGLSGEPEPLTEKALREASSAIDVLGETLVAGAYSKTWSYREDALLALYKKLMEMPVGTPKEDLKNTLRASIFLIRRAIKDIVTSVFQASLKLLKMIITQYIPKHKLSKLETAHCVERTIPILLTRTGDSSARLRVTAANFIQEMALFKEVKSLQIIPXYLVQPLKANSSVHLAMSQMGLLARLLKDLGTGSSGFTIDNVMKFSVSSLEHRVYEVRETAVRIILDMYRQHQASILEYLPPDDSNTRKNILYKTIFEGFAKIDGRPTDAEMRARRKAATEEAEKQKKEEIKALQGQLAALKEIQAEVQEKESDAVKPKNQDIQGGKAAPAEALGIPDEHYLDNLCIFCGERSESFTEEGLDLHYWKHCLMLTRCDHCKQVVEISSLTEHLLTECDKKDGFGKCYRCSEAVFKEELPRHIKNKECNPAKPEKLANRCPLCHENFSPGEEAWKAHLMSLAGCTMNLRKTHILQKAPALQPGKSSAVAASGPSGSKAGSKIPTPKGGLSKSSSRTHARR; this is encoded by the exons ATGCCCCACAAGATTGGATTTGTCGTCGTCAGCTCATCTGGACACGAAGACGGCTTCAGTGCCCGGGAGCTCATGATCCATGCACCGACCGTCAGTGGGTGGCGGTCACCTAG ATTTTGCCAATTTCCACAAGAAATTGTCCTTCAAATGGTGGAGAGATGTCGAATAAGGAAACTACAGTTACTTGCTCACCAGTATATGATTTCAAGTAAAATTGAGTTCTACATTAGTGAAAGCTTACCTGAATATTTTGCACCCTATCAAGCAGAGCGATTTCGAAGACTTGG ctaCGTGTCTCTCTGTGATAACGAAAAGACAGGTTGCAAAGCCCGGGAACTAAAATCAGTTTATGTGGATGCAGTAGGACAATTTCTTAAACTGATTTTTCACCAAAACCATGCCAACAAATACAACATATATAATCAG GTTGCTTTGGTTGCCATAAATATCATTGGAGACCCCGCAGATTTCAGTGATGAAAGCAATACT GCCTCTCGAGAGAAGTTGATTGACCACTACCTTGGGCACAACAGCGAGGACCCTGCTCTAGAAGGAACTTACGCCAG GAGATCTGACTATATTTCTCCGCTAGATGACTTAGCTTTTGATATGTACCAAGATCCAGAAGTTGCACAGATTATACGAAAATTagatgaaagaaaacaggaagcTGTCCAAAAGGAACGCTATGATTATGCCAAGAAACTAAAACAAGCTATTGCTGATTTGCAAAAG GTTGGTGAGCGCCTTGGGAGGTATGAGGTGGAGAAACGCTGTGCCGTGGAGAAGGAAGACTATGATCTCGCCAAGGAGAAGAAGCAGCAGATGGAGCAGTATCGTGCTGAGGTGTATGAGCAGCTGGAGCTGCACAGCCTCCTGGATGCTGAGCTG ATGCGaagacctcttgatctgcccctCCGGCCCCTCGCTCGTTCTGGCAGTCCTCGCCACCAAAAGCCAATGCCCTCACTATcacaactggaagaaagaggaacagaaaaccagttTGCAGAACCTGTCCTTCAGGAAAAGCCTTCATCATATTCTCTAACTATTTCTCCTCAGTATTCTGCAGTAGACCAGTTACTCCCTGCCACAGATCCTCATCCAAAGACCAAT GCAGAGTCCCTGCCCTATGATGAGCGGCCTCTTCCAGCTATTCGTAAGCATCATGGGGAGGCAGTGGTGGAGCCGGAAATGAGTGATGCAGACATCAGCGATGCTCGGAGGGGAGGCTTGTCAGGGGAGCCAGAGCCCTTAACCGAGAAGGCCTTGAGAGAAGCCAGCTCTGCCATCGATGTGTTGGGAGAAaccttg GTTGCTGGGGCCTATTCTAAGACATGGTCCTACCGAGAGGATGCACTGCTTGCCTTGTATAAGAAGTTGATGGAAATGCCTGTTGGAACCCCAAAAGAAGATTTAAAGAACACACTGAGAGCATCCATCTTTCTCATTAGAAGAGCCATAAAGGACATTGTGACCTCT GTCTTTCAGGCTTCTTTGAAATTGTTGAAAAtgatcattacacaatatatTCCTAAACATAAACTGAGTAAACTTGAAACAGCTCACTGTGTGGAGAGGACCATTCCCATTTTGCTCACCAGAACTGGAGATTCTTCTGCCCGCCTCCGTGTGACAGCTGCAAATTTTATTCAG GAAATGGCCTTGTTTAAAGAAGTTAAGTCTCTCCAAATTATTC TCTACCTGGTGCAGCCATTGAAAGCAAACTCTTCAGTTCACCTGGCAATGAGTCAGATGGGCCTCCTTGCCCGGCTGCTGAAAGACCTGGGCACTGGGAGCTCGGGCTTCACCATTGACAACGTGATGAAG TTTTCAGTGAGTTCCCTGGAGCACAGAGTGTATGAGGTCCGCGAGACGGCAGTTAGAATTATTCTGGACATGTACAGACAGCACCAGGCTTCCATTCTGGAGTACCTTCCTCCAGACGACAGCAACACACGCAAGAACATTCTCTACAAAACCATTTTTGAGGGATTTGCTAAAATAGATGGCAGACCTACAGATGCTGAGATGAGG GCACGGAGAAAAGCGGCTACAGAAGaagctgaaaaacaaaagaaagaggaaataaaagcttTACAAGGGCAGCTGGCAGCACTGAAAGAAATTCAGGCCGAAGTTCAG GAAAAAGAAAGTGATGCTGTGAAGCCAAAGAATCAGG ACATTCAAGGAGGGAAAGCAGCCCCTGCCGAAGCTCTGGGAATCCCGGATGAGCACTATCTAGATAA tttgtgtattttttgtgggGAAAGGAGTGAATCCTTCACAGAAGAAGGTCTTGATCTCCACTACTGGAAGCACTGTCTCATGCTGACAAGATGTGACCACTGCAAACAG GTGGTAGAGATATCCAGCCTGACGGAGCACTTGCTGACAGAATGTGACAAAAAAGACGGGTTTGGAAAGTGTTACCGTTGCAGCGAGGCTGTTTTCAAGGAAGAGCTGCCCAGACACATAAAAAACAAGGAGTGCAACC CTGCCAAACCAGAGAAGCTGGCAAACCGGTGTCCTCTGTGCCATGAGAACTTCAGCCCTGGAGAAGAG GCGTGGAAAGCTCACCTGATGAGCCTCGCCGGCTGCACCATGAACCTGCGCAAGACACACATTCTGCAGAAGGCCCCGGCACTGCAGCCAG